Proteins from a genomic interval of Salmo salar chromosome ssa14, Ssal_v3.1, whole genome shotgun sequence:
- the LOC106570360 gene encoding cyclin-dependent kinase 5 activator 1, whose amino-acid sequence MGTVLSLSPAFRKNSYYDTRPGSLNHYPSLSSRSLNTQKDRAGGLKRGQSIFLPALTWKRLVASTKKRGGSKKCPGGPGSLGDPLNNNNIYQKDPVLHLNRENVKKSLSCANLTSYDGPTGLGLGIGFGQGHYSYGMGIKPQQLSSVKKVPHQGTAVSSPKRIIVQASTSELLRCLGEFLCGRCYRLKHLSPADPVLWLRAVDRSLLLQGWQDQAFVTPANVVFVYMLCRDVVDGDLVASEHELQATLLTCLYLSYSYMGNEISYPLKPFLVEAGKDAFWDRCLAIIDATSAKMLRINADPHFFTQVFAELKSEGGSSPQDYSRVLDR is encoded by the coding sequence ATGGGCACAGTACTATCCCTTTCCCCTGCATTCAGGAAGAACAGCTACTATGACACGCGGCCTGGCTCACTCAACCACTACCCGAGCCTGAGCAGCCGTTCGCTCAACACTCAGAAAGACCGCGCAGGTGGCCTGAAACGGGGACAGTCAATCTTTCTCCCAGCCCTCACCTGGAAACGCCTGGTCGCCTCCACCAAGAAACGAGGGGGCTCTAAGAAATGTCCTGGGGGTCCGGGGTCACTTGGAGAccccctcaacaacaacaacatctacCAGAAGGATCCAGTGTTGCACCTCAACCGCGAGAATGTCAAGAAGTCTCTGTCGTGTGCCAACCTCACAAGCTACGACGGGCCAACGGGACTGGGTCTGGGGATAGGCTTCGGCCAGGGGCACTACAGCTATGGCATGGGCATAAAGCCCCAGCAGCTGTCCTCTGTCAAGAAGGTGCCCCACCAAGGAACGGCCGTCTCATCTCCCAAGCGCATCATCGTCCAGGCGTCCACCAGTGAACTTCTCCGGTGCCTGGGTGAGTTCCTGTGTGGCCGCTGCTACCGGCTGAAGCACCTCTCCCCTGCGGACCCAGTGCTGTGGCTGCGGGCGGTGGACcgctctctgctcctccagggCTGGCAGGATCAGGCCTTCGTGACTCCGGCCAACGTGGTGTTTGTCTACATGCTGTGTCGTGATGTGGTGGATGGAGACCTGGTGGCGTCGGAGCACGAACTTCAGGCCACACTACTCACCTGTCTCTACCTGTCCTATTCCTACATGGGCAATGAGATATCCTACCCACTGAAACCTTTCCTGGTGGAGGCTGGCAAGGACGCCTTCTGGGACCGCTGCCTGGCCATCATCGATGCCACCAGCGCCAAGATGCTGCGCATCAACGCTGACCCGCACTTCTTCACCCAGGTGTTCGCTGAGCTGAAGAGTGAAGGGGGCAGCAGCCCACAGGACTACAGCCGCGTGCTGGACcggtga